The Deinococcus wulumuqiensis R12 genome has a window encoding:
- a CDS encoding M24 family metallopeptidase: MSKIDLLRSVLGRAGVDALWVSAPANVRWLSGFTSAEDGKVLVTPGGATLYTDARYTVQAQEESGLPQHIARPPATYEHAANTVRGLRVGFEAESLTVAELEDLRAAWPDSTLVPLRGTLGGLRAVKTAEEVEAIRAAQKLADQVYGEVRPLIRAGARELDIALEIETRLRRAGGSSAFDLIVASGPNGAKPHGHASERVIEDGDLVTIDMGARLDGYNSDMTRTVAVGTPSAEMKRVYGAVLEAEEAAVAAIRPGVRASDLDKLARDILTRHGLGEAFAHSLGHGVGLEVHEGPGLRGTSQDVLEAGMVITIEPGAYLPGVGGVRIEDLVLVTEGGYEVLSHSPKESV; encoded by the coding sequence ATGAGCAAAATCGACTTGTTGCGCTCCGTGCTGGGGCGGGCCGGGGTGGACGCGCTGTGGGTCAGTGCCCCGGCCAACGTGCGCTGGCTGTCGGGTTTCACGAGTGCCGAGGACGGCAAGGTGCTGGTCACGCCGGGCGGGGCCACCCTCTACACCGACGCGCGCTATACCGTGCAGGCCCAGGAGGAATCGGGGTTGCCGCAGCACATCGCCCGTCCGCCCGCCACCTACGAACACGCGGCGAACACGGTGCGCGGCCTGCGCGTGGGCTTCGAGGCCGAGAGCCTGACGGTGGCCGAACTCGAGGACCTGCGAGCGGCGTGGCCCGACTCGACCCTGGTGCCGCTGCGGGGCACGCTCGGCGGCCTGCGGGCGGTCAAGACGGCGGAAGAAGTCGAGGCCATCCGCGCCGCGCAAAAGCTCGCCGACCAGGTGTATGGCGAGGTGCGCCCGCTGATTCGGGCGGGGGCGCGCGAACTCGACATCGCCCTGGAAATCGAAACCCGCCTGCGCCGCGCGGGGGGCAGCAGCGCCTTCGACCTCATCGTGGCGAGCGGTCCCAACGGGGCCAAGCCGCACGGCCACGCCTCGGAGCGCGTGATTGAGGACGGCGACCTCGTGACCATTGATATGGGCGCCCGTCTCGACGGGTACAACTCCGACATGACCCGCACCGTCGCGGTGGGCACCCCCAGCGCCGAAATGAAGCGGGTGTACGGCGCCGTGCTGGAAGCCGAGGAAGCCGCCGTCGCCGCCATCCGGCCCGGCGTGAGGGCTTCGGACCTCGACAAGCTCGCCCGCGACATCCTGACCCGGCACGGCCTGGGCGAAGCGTTCGCGCACTCGCTGGGGCACGGGGTCGGGCTGGAAGTCCACGAGGGTCCGGGGCTGCGCGGCACCAGCCAGGACGTGCTGGAAGCGGGCATGGTCATCACCATCGAACCCGGCGCGTACCTGCCCGGTGTGGGGGGCGTGCGAATCGAGGACCTCGTGCTGGTGACCGAGGGCGGCTACGAGGTGCTGAGCCACTCGCCCAAGGAGAGCGTGTGA
- a CDS encoding YbjN domain-containing protein translates to MTMDTALLTLDTLAKYLQEKEVQLDIEENGGQRFIRMGWRFEMGDAAVLVSVNDGPNNTSRLEITCVTQKQYMDRRNEVAMMLNDRNRERAFARSIDGEGNVWLEYVGFYPTLAEMPQETFDTLFGGVLMHFQDDYAALEGFVPQDGMQIQQPQA, encoded by the coding sequence ATGACCATGGACACTGCACTGCTCACCCTCGACACCCTCGCCAAGTACCTGCAGGAAAAGGAAGTTCAGCTCGACATCGAAGAAAACGGCGGCCAGCGCTTTATTCGCATGGGCTGGCGCTTCGAGATGGGCGACGCCGCCGTGCTGGTGTCGGTCAACGACGGCCCCAACAACACCAGCCGCCTGGAAATCACCTGCGTGACCCAGAAGCAGTACATGGACCGCCGCAATGAAGTCGCCATGATGCTCAACGACCGCAACCGCGAGCGTGCCTTTGCCCGCAGCATCGACGGGGAAGGCAACGTCTGGCTGGAATACGTGGGCTTTTACCCCACCCTGGCCGAAATGCCCCAGGAAACCTTCGACACGCTGTTCGGCGGCGTGCTGATGCACTTCCAGGACGACTACGCCGCCCTCGAAGGCTTCGTGCCCCAGGACGGCATGCAGATTCAGCAGCCCCAGGCGTAA
- a CDS encoding septal ring lytic transglycosylase RlpA family protein, whose translation MKRQALAAWGLAAALALLTQAGAYTVQRGDTLYAIARQHGTTVEALMRLNGLHSTVITPGQQLQTAGAATAAQPVAPAQAGVYQRGYAVYYGGRRDAQTVMTAAHLTLPFGTWVQVTHTRTGRSVTVKINDRGPFNGGGRVIDLSTSAARSLGILSEGVAPVTLRILSRP comes from the coding sequence GTGAAGCGCCAGGCGCTCGCGGCCTGGGGGTTGGCGGCGGCGCTGGCGCTGCTCACCCAGGCGGGCGCCTATACCGTGCAGCGCGGCGACACGCTCTACGCCATCGCCCGGCAGCACGGCACCACTGTGGAGGCCCTGATGCGGCTCAACGGCCTGCATTCCACCGTCATCACGCCGGGGCAGCAGTTGCAGACCGCTGGGGCGGCCACCGCTGCCCAGCCGGTGGCCCCGGCCCAGGCAGGGGTCTATCAGCGCGGCTACGCCGTCTACTACGGCGGGCGGCGTGACGCCCAGACGGTGATGACCGCCGCGCACCTCACCCTTCCCTTCGGGACGTGGGTGCAGGTGACCCACACCCGCACGGGCCGCAGCGTGACGGTCAAAATCAACGACCGGGGGCCGTTCAACGGCGGCGGGCGCGTCATCGACCTGTCCACGTCGGCGGCCCGCAGCCTGGGCATCCTGAGCGAAGGGGTGGCCCCGGTGACGCTGAGAATTCTGTCGCGGCCTTGA
- a CDS encoding serine/threonine-protein kinase produces the protein MFSLPAPVPIADLEVTTYRSGVEGGHGVWQGQQVYVKTLLSDDPDRVAMFHHEGAVAARLAHPLVTPLLAHTSSQLVFPLQRGGTLRDLVRCGPLDADAASQVTWGVLQAVAHLHRRGVTHHDLKPENVLLVGGEPRVGAVRLIDFGMSHAVDLPLDIHSGTRMGTPQFMAPEQFQGVRGDPRSDLYSVGVLLFDCLAGHPPYADALGWLVGISEERAAAPGPAALHPLMLRAIQRDRDRRPQNVQQMIAALALARRQLDLPELPDCSAALPPCSPSPASGDA, from the coding sequence GTGTTCAGCCTGCCTGCCCCTGTTCCGATTGCCGACCTGGAAGTCACGACCTACCGTTCGGGGGTCGAGGGCGGCCACGGCGTCTGGCAGGGGCAGCAGGTCTATGTCAAGACCCTCCTCAGCGACGACCCTGACCGGGTGGCGATGTTTCACCACGAAGGCGCTGTGGCGGCGCGGCTGGCGCATCCCCTGGTCACGCCGCTGCTCGCGCACACGTCCAGCCAGCTGGTTTTTCCGCTGCAGCGCGGGGGCACCCTCAGGGACCTCGTGCGCTGCGGGCCACTGGACGCCGACGCCGCCAGTCAGGTCACCTGGGGCGTGCTTCAGGCGGTGGCGCACCTGCATCGGCGGGGGGTCACGCACCACGACCTCAAACCGGAAAATGTCCTGCTGGTCGGCGGCGAGCCGCGCGTGGGCGCCGTACGCCTGATCGATTTCGGCATGAGCCACGCGGTAGACCTGCCCCTCGACATCCACTCGGGCACCCGCATGGGCACCCCGCAGTTCATGGCCCCCGAGCAGTTTCAGGGGGTGCGTGGGGACCCCCGCAGCGACCTGTACTCGGTGGGCGTGCTGCTGTTCGACTGTCTGGCCGGGCATCCCCCGTATGCCGACGCCCTGGGCTGGCTGGTCGGCATCAGCGAGGAGCGGGCGGCGGCGCCGGGACCCGCCGCGCTGCACCCTCTGATGCTGCGGGCGATTCAGCGTGACCGTGACCGCCGCCCGCAGAACGTGCAGCAGATGATCGCCGCTCTCGCGCTCGCCCGGCGGCAGTTGGATTTGCCTGAGCTGCCCGACTGTTCCGCAGCTCTGCCTCCTTGCTCCCCTTCGCCCGCCTCCGGAGACGCCTGA
- the sucC gene encoding ADP-forming succinate--CoA ligase subunit beta: MKLHEYQGKEVLREFGVNVQEGKVATTPEEVQAIYKEYGQPVVVKAQVHVGGRGKAGGVKFSATEEKALENARNILGMDIKGLTVEKVLVTKAVDIDAGTEYYVGMIVDRNVQSYTLMASAEGGMEIEEVAAATPEKIIKHRVDPVTGLRPYEAREVAIKAGFKGNLNKIADMMVKMSKAAFERDAVLVEINPLFVDADGNPLALDTKFEVDDNAMYRHKDIAHYRELSAEHPLEVEASEYGFAYVKLDDGNVGVLGNGAGIVMTTLDVVNRAGAKPANFLDIGGGAKADVVYNAVKLVSKDPDVKAIFINIFGGITRADEVAKGVIQALDEGILTKPVRMRIAGTAEDEAKALLAEKNSDLIKMYPTMFEAAGEAAKEANALGGK, translated from the coding sequence GTGAAACTCCACGAGTATCAGGGCAAGGAAGTGCTGCGCGAGTTCGGCGTGAACGTGCAGGAAGGCAAAGTCGCCACCACCCCCGAAGAAGTGCAGGCCATCTACAAGGAATACGGCCAGCCGGTCGTGGTCAAGGCACAGGTGCACGTCGGCGGACGCGGCAAGGCGGGCGGCGTGAAGTTCAGCGCCACCGAGGAAAAGGCGCTGGAAAACGCCAGGAACATCCTCGGCATGGACATCAAGGGCCTGACCGTCGAGAAGGTGCTGGTCACTAAGGCCGTGGACATCGACGCGGGCACCGAGTACTACGTCGGCATGATCGTGGACCGCAACGTCCAGAGCTACACCCTGATGGCCTCCGCCGAGGGCGGCATGGAAATCGAGGAAGTGGCCGCCGCCACCCCCGAAAAGATCATCAAGCACCGCGTGGATCCCGTTACCGGCCTGCGTCCCTACGAAGCGCGTGAAGTCGCCATCAAGGCGGGCTTCAAGGGCAACCTGAACAAGATCGCCGACATGATGGTCAAGATGAGCAAGGCCGCCTTCGAGCGTGACGCCGTGCTCGTCGAGATCAACCCCCTGTTCGTGGACGCTGACGGCAACCCCCTGGCGCTGGACACCAAGTTCGAGGTGGACGACAACGCCATGTACCGCCACAAGGACATCGCCCACTACCGCGAACTGTCCGCCGAGCACCCCCTCGAGGTGGAAGCCAGCGAGTACGGTTTCGCCTACGTCAAGCTCGACGACGGCAACGTGGGCGTGCTGGGCAACGGCGCGGGCATCGTGATGACCACCCTGGACGTGGTGAACCGCGCCGGGGCCAAGCCCGCCAACTTCCTCGACATCGGCGGCGGCGCCAAGGCCGACGTGGTGTACAACGCGGTCAAGCTGGTCAGCAAAGACCCCGACGTCAAGGCCATCTTCATCAACATCTTCGGTGGCATCACCCGCGCCGACGAGGTCGCCAAGGGCGTGATTCAGGCGCTGGACGAAGGCATCCTGACCAAGCCCGTGCGTATGCGCATCGCCGGAACCGCCGAGGACGAAGCCAAGGCGCTGCTCGCCGAGAAGAACAGCGACCTGATCAAGATGTACCCCACCATGTTCGAGGCTGCCGGTGAGGCCGCCAAGGAAGCGAACGCACTGGGAGGCAAATAA
- the holA gene encoding DNA polymerase III subunit delta — protein MPILALTGNRFLADETLRDVLSGRGLNARDLPRFSGEDVNVDTLGPHLAPSLFGDGGVIVDFEGLKPDKALLELLASAPVTVAILDEAPPATRLKLYEKSGEVVASPAPSKPGDVTGWVVTRAKKMGLRLERDAAGYLAEVFGADLAGIAGELNKLELLGGPLSRERVQGVVGREPPGDSFAMLGAATAGRPGEAVLQLRRLLASGEDPFRLLGAVVWQYSLIARTVGLLQEQGRVSDTVAAQRLGVKPFPAKKALDVARRLNEARIRAHLGAILDADLAMKRGLDPQVALERLLVKLSV, from the coding sequence ATGCCGATTCTCGCCCTGACCGGCAACCGCTTTCTGGCCGACGAAACCCTGCGTGACGTGCTGAGCGGGCGCGGCCTGAACGCCCGTGACCTGCCCCGCTTTTCCGGCGAGGACGTGAACGTGGACACGTTGGGACCGCACCTCGCCCCGAGTCTGTTTGGAGACGGAGGCGTCATCGTCGATTTCGAGGGCCTCAAGCCCGACAAGGCGCTGCTGGAGCTGCTCGCCTCGGCGCCGGTCACGGTGGCGATTCTCGACGAGGCGCCGCCCGCCACCCGGCTCAAGCTCTACGAGAAGTCGGGCGAAGTCGTCGCGTCGCCGGCCCCGAGCAAGCCCGGCGACGTGACCGGCTGGGTGGTCACGCGGGCCAAAAAGATGGGCCTGCGCCTGGAGCGCGACGCGGCGGGCTATCTGGCCGAGGTGTTCGGCGCCGACCTCGCGGGCATCGCCGGAGAGCTGAACAAGCTCGAGCTGCTCGGCGGGCCGCTCAGCCGGGAGCGGGTGCAGGGCGTGGTGGGCCGGGAGCCGCCCGGCGACTCGTTCGCCATGCTCGGCGCGGCGACGGCGGGCCGCCCCGGTGAGGCGGTGCTGCAACTGCGCCGCCTGCTCGCCTCGGGCGAGGACCCTTTTCGGCTGCTCGGCGCGGTGGTGTGGCAGTACAGCCTGATTGCCCGCACGGTGGGGCTGTTGCAGGAACAGGGCCGCGTGAGTGACACGGTGGCCGCGCAGCGCCTGGGCGTCAAGCCTTTTCCGGCGAAAAAAGCCCTGGACGTCGCCCGGCGGCTGAACGAGGCCCGGATTCGCGCTCACCTGGGGGCCATTCTCGACGCCGACCTCGCCATGAAGCGCGGCCTGGACCCGCAGGTGGCGCTGGAGCGGCTGCTGGTCAAACTGAGCGTGTAG